From Scomber scombrus chromosome 21, fScoSco1.1, whole genome shotgun sequence, one genomic window encodes:
- the LOC134003441 gene encoding carbohydrate sulfotransferase 15-like — protein sequence MTQMDYKYSLLGSSVDDYRKRPLLLQVDDTPMNLFAVLEVKRDLPRRWSTLGCFRKIRLYSFLFGLAVMFLIMASYILTGDKKGLLLTPSPYHFSSLVSPGPFAFNLSSVKDYAHIKLVVKSITSKVEFRSSRQLPELKALVNSEPHMFSVIPRKFLPGVKNPCWYEEYTGNITSDPYRTNLYARYSRRFRTVFQHLRNTFRKHLFHRGGKLYRVRCLPYFYIIGQPKCGTTDLYDRLRLHPDVKFTTFKEPHWWTRKRFGIIRLSEGFHDRYPVEDYLDLFDQAAYQIQGNLTANASGTPSQPDIIIGEASASTMWDNNAWVYFYENNTQEEPPFLIQDFIHALQPDARFIIMLRDPVERLYSDYLYFGIANKSAEDFHEKVSESLQLFEGCLTEYTMRSCVYNTTVNNAMPVRLQVGLYIVYLMDWLTVFSREQILVLRLEDHASNRKYTMHKVFDFLNLGPLTKDMESEITRSPASNTRRPADKNLGPMLTLTKEILRDFYTPFNEKLAKVLRNDSFLWESNSKL from the exons ATGACACAAATGGACTACAAATACAGCCTACTGGGCTCCTCGGTGGACGACTACCGAAAGAGGCCGCTGCTTCTGCAGGTGGACGACACACCCATGAACCTGTTTGCAGTCCTGGAGGTGAAACGCGACCTGCCGAGGAGGTGGAGCACTCTGGGGTGCTTCCGCAAGATCCGGCTCTACAGCTTCCTGTTCGgcctggctgtcatgttcctcaTCATGGCCTCATACATTTTGACGGGGGACAAGAAGGGCCTTCTCCTCACTCCTTCCCCCTACCATTTCAGCAGCCTGGTCAGTCCCGGACCCTTTGCCTTCAACCTCTCATCAGTCAAGGACTACGCACATATCAAACTGGTGGTCAAGTCCATCACTTCCAAGGTGGAGTTTCGCAGCAGTCGACAGCTCCCAGAGCTCAAGGCGCTGGTTAACAGTGAGCCACAT ATGTTTTCGGTTATCCCTCGCAAATTCCTGCCTGGTGTCAAGAATCCCTGCTGGTACGAGGAATACACTGGGAATATCACTTCAGACCCATACAGGACAAATTTGTACGCGCGCTATTCCAGGCGCTTCCGGACCGTGTTTCAACACTTGAGGAACACTTTCCGAAAACACTTGTTTCACCGTGGCGGTAAACTCTACCGTGTACGGTGCCTCCCTTATTTCTATATCATTGGCCAACCAAAGTGTGGCACAACAGACCTGTATGACAGACTGAGACTGCACCCAGACGTCAAGTTTACCACTTTCAAAGAGCCACACTGGTGGACCCGCAAGAGATTTG GTATCATCCGTCTGAGTGAGGGCTTCCATGATCGCTATCCAGTGGAGGACTACTTGGACTTGTTTGATCAGGCTGCTTACCAAATTCAAGGCAACCTTACAGCAAATGCCAGTGGAACCCCCAGCCAACCAGACATCATCATAG GAGAAGCCAGCGCGTCCACCATGTGGGACAACAACGCCTGGGTGTACTTCTATGAAAACAATACACAGGAAGAGCCTCCTTTCCTTATCCAGGACTTCATCCACGCCCTGCAGCCCGATGCCCGCTTCATCATCATGCTCAGGGACCCAGTGGAAAG GCTCTACTCTGACTACCTTTACTTTGGTATTGCCAATAAGTCTGCAGAGGATTTCCACGAGAAGGTGTCAGAGTCGCTGCAGTTATTCGAGGGGTGCCTTACGGAGTACACAATGCGCTCTTGTGTGTACAACACCACTGTCAACAATGCCATGCCG GTCAGATTGCAGGTTGGCCTGTACATTGTGTACTTGATGGACTGGCTGACTGTCTTCAGCAGGGAACAGATTCTGGTCTTGAGGTTGGAAGACCATGCCTCTAATAGGAAATATACAATGCACAAAGTCTTTGATTTCCTTAACCTGG ggCCACTGACAAAAGATATGGAGTCAGAGATCACAAGAAGTCCTGCATCAAACACCAGGAGGCCAGCTGACAAAAACCTAGGACCCATGCTGACCCTCACTAAAGAGATCTTGAGGGATTTCTACACACCCTTCAATGAGAAATTGGCCAAAGTGCTGCGGAATGACTCCTTCCTCTGGGAGAGCAACTCGAAACTTTGA